One part of the Treponema peruense genome encodes these proteins:
- a CDS encoding peptidoglycan DD-metalloendopeptidase family protein has protein sequence MNYSRKVVLKAYGKFILTCTAAVLGIAAVTTAGILSALHFNTFKGQGGLETPGPVEELPADLTPELAQELLEDTEAPVPGHKNAGLLSYTSYRVKKGDMIGFIADEFGVTQDTIISVNNIHSSRLIQIGQYLKIPSEPGILYTVRNDGETPSTIAAKYKVNPERCASLNGLELNASLSAGRTLFVPDAELDWVTRQEINGDLFKKPLHSRYYFSSMYGWRSSPFDSTRRTFHSGIDMACARGTSIYAALDGTVSTTGWSDVYGNYVIIRHHSGYKTLYAHMSQILVTKGQHVSTATRIGRVGSTGMSTGPHLHFTVYKNGRTVNPANLWK, from the coding sequence ATGAATTACAGCAGAAAAGTCGTTCTTAAGGCATACGGAAAATTCATACTCACATGTACCGCTGCAGTTTTGGGAATTGCGGCCGTCACAACTGCGGGCATTCTTTCTGCGCTACATTTCAATACGTTCAAGGGCCAGGGCGGTCTTGAAACTCCGGGTCCTGTAGAAGAACTTCCGGCAGACCTTACCCCAGAACTTGCACAGGAACTTCTTGAAGACACAGAAGCACCTGTTCCCGGACATAAAAACGCGGGTCTCCTTTCGTATACATCTTACCGCGTAAAAAAAGGTGACATGATCGGCTTTATCGCAGATGAGTTCGGCGTTACGCAGGACACAATAATCAGCGTAAACAACATTCATTCGTCGCGCCTTATTCAGATAGGACAGTATCTTAAAATTCCGTCAGAACCGGGAATTCTCTACACTGTACGCAACGACGGTGAAACTCCCTCTACAATAGCTGCAAAATACAAAGTAAACCCGGAGCGCTGTGCATCACTTAACGGACTGGAACTCAACGCATCACTTTCTGCCGGAAGAACGCTTTTTGTTCCCGACGCAGAACTTGACTGGGTAACGCGTCAGGAAATAAACGGAGACCTTTTCAAAAAGCCGCTTCATTCAAGATATTATTTCTCTTCAATGTACGGCTGGCGTTCAAGTCCGTTTGATTCCACACGCAGAACATTCCACTCGGGAATAGACATGGCATGCGCAAGGGGAACTTCAATTTATGCAGCCCTTGACGGAACCGTTTCTACAACCGGCTGGAGCGACGTATACGGAAATTACGTAATCATAAGGCATCATTCAGGCTACAAAACACTGTACGCCCACATGAGCCAGATTCTTGTCACAAAAGGACAGCACGTAAGCACCGCCACAAGAATAGGCCGTGTAGGAAGTACAGGAATGAGTACCGGCCCGCACCTGCACTTTACAGTTTACAAAAACGGTCGCACTGTAAACCCCGCAAATCTGTGGAAATAA
- a CDS encoding CheR family methyltransferase, protein MADLLTDFQFNEFRKIIYDSSGITFSETNRSILDSRMKERLRLKGMTDVQEYYKLITSDQNEFKTFLDSITTNLTRFFRNQPHFDALINYVIPHVIELKKTTGDRKIRIWSAGCSTGEEPYTIAMLLKDKLPAPYTFEITASDISLKSLMVGQQGFYPESRITGIPQNYLAAYFTKTESGYQAKPDLMKTIKFDYHNLRFDMGARNFDVVFCRNVLIYFDEAAQKATIDRFWTSMAKHSYLFIGHSESLFGMDTKFEFLKTPWACLYQKNEK, encoded by the coding sequence ATGGCAGACTTACTCACAGACTTTCAGTTTAATGAATTCCGCAAAATAATTTATGACTCAAGCGGAATAACCTTTTCAGAAACAAACCGTTCAATTTTGGACAGCAGAATGAAAGAACGCTTGCGCCTTAAGGGAATGACCGATGTTCAGGAATATTACAAACTCATAACATCTGATCAGAACGAATTCAAAACCTTTCTTGACAGCATAACAACAAACCTTACGCGCTTTTTCAGAAACCAGCCGCATTTTGACGCGCTTATAAATTATGTAATCCCGCATGTAATTGAACTAAAAAAAACGACCGGTGACAGAAAAATACGCATTTGGAGCGCAGGCTGCTCTACAGGAGAAGAACCGTATACAATAGCAATGCTTCTCAAAGACAAACTGCCGGCTCCGTACACATTCGAAATAACAGCATCCGACATTTCACTCAAGTCACTTATGGTAGGACAGCAGGGTTTTTATCCTGAATCAAGAATTACGGGAATTCCGCAGAACTATCTGGCCGCTTACTTTACAAAGACAGAAAGCGGTTACCAGGCAAAACCCGACCTTATGAAAACAATCAAATTTGACTACCACAACCTGCGCTTTGACATGGGCGCCCGCAACTTTGACGTAGTTTTCTGCAGAAACGTACTTATCTACTTTGATGAAGCGGCACAAAAAGCAACAATTGACAGGTTCTGGACATCAATGGCAAAGCACTCGTATCTTTTTATAGGACATTCAGAAAGTCTGTTCGGAATGGACACAAAATTTGAATTCCTCAAGACGCCGTGGGCCTGCCTTTATCAAAAAAATGAAAAATAA
- a CDS encoding protein-glutamate methylesterase/protein-glutamine glutaminase, producing the protein MDNIEVLVCDDSSLMRNMISRIVDSAEGMHTAGTAMNGKFCLQKIPLLKPDLILLDIEMPEMTGVQFLEERKKLGIDIPVIILSSIATKGAAVTMQCLELGASDFITKPGGSVSVNITSVGSSIIEKIASYGGKYARAHGKNIASPEVFVHQAKLKEAEAAAVKEGIISKIKPSETKPEPLPATLWTPPHKEPAVITPLRQSGPIDVVALGISTGGPNALREVFAKIDPKFSKPILVVQHMPAGFTKEFAASLDKICPLKVKEAEDGDLIHPGQIYIAPGDFHIVVQKSTLCNVIRLSKEDLRNGHRPSADVLFESVAKLYKNRALGVIMTGMGRDGAAQLAEMRKQGARTLGQDEKSSIVYGMPRAAWELGAVQKQVSLENMAAEMSAVIKEQAGV; encoded by the coding sequence ATGGATAACATAGAAGTTCTTGTCTGCGATGACTCAAGCCTTATGCGCAACATGATTTCACGCATTGTAGATTCTGCTGAAGGTATGCACACTGCCGGAACAGCCATGAACGGAAAATTCTGCCTGCAGAAAATTCCTCTCCTAAAACCCGATCTTATTCTTCTGGACATAGAAATGCCCGAAATGACAGGCGTTCAGTTTCTTGAAGAACGCAAAAAACTCGGAATAGATATTCCTGTAATTATACTGTCTTCCATTGCAACAAAGGGCGCGGCCGTAACCATGCAGTGCCTTGAACTTGGAGCCAGCGACTTTATTACAAAACCGGGCGGTTCAGTTTCGGTAAACATAACTTCTGTAGGAAGCTCTATAATAGAAAAAATTGCATCCTACGGCGGAAAATATGCCCGCGCTCACGGAAAGAATATTGCCTCACCCGAAGTTTTTGTACATCAGGCAAAACTCAAAGAAGCAGAAGCGGCAGCCGTTAAGGAAGGAATCATTTCAAAAATAAAGCCTTCTGAAACAAAACCCGAACCTCTTCCCGCCACACTGTGGACACCACCGCACAAAGAGCCGGCCGTAATTACACCGTTGCGGCAAAGCGGCCCCATAGATGTTGTTGCTTTAGGAATCTCTACCGGCGGTCCGAATGCACTGCGCGAAGTTTTTGCAAAGATTGACCCCAAGTTTTCAAAGCCTATTCTTGTCGTCCAGCATATGCCGGCGGGCTTTACAAAAGAGTTTGCCGCAAGTCTTGATAAAATATGCCCGCTTAAGGTAAAAGAAGCAGAAGACGGTGATCTTATTCACCCGGGACAAATCTACATTGCTCCGGGCGACTTTCATATCGTGGTACAAAAATCTACACTCTGCAACGTAATACGTCTTTCCAAAGAGGACCTGCGCAACGGACACAGACCTTCTGCCGATGTTCTGTTCGAGTCAGTGGCAAAACTCTACAAAAACCGCGCGCTCGGCGTAATTATGACGGGAATGGGCCGCGACGGAGCAGCACAGCTTGCAGAAATGAGAAAACAGGGAGCGCGCACTCTGGGACAGGACGAAAAGTCTTCCATTGTATACGGAATGCCGCGTGCAGCCTGGGAACTGGGTGCAGTTCAAAAACAGGTATCTTTGGAAAACATGGCGGCAGAAATGAGCGCCGTAATAAAAGAGCAGGCCGGCGTTTAA
- a CDS encoding polyprenyl synthetase family protein yields MNIDFTSYLEKIEQTILTYIPADFTEEWKLASFGIQSAAVKDSHIEPLAAPARELVSLGGKRWRPLLMVLCAQAAADANGFDKETAEKRAYSLTPLVEFVHTASLIHDDIEDSSDTRRGKPAAYITYGTDTAINAGSWLYFEAPVCIDRLDCSAELKNTLYSAYAMELRRLHLGQAMDIAWHRDNTAEPSAQEYIAMVKNKTGTLASLAARTGTLCVGTRPQDADKASLAAAQIGAGFQIIDDVINLTTGNPGKKRGDDIVEGKKSLPVLLLAEQCPQQMKKLHTLFKQARSGGIESPAVEEAISVLTDSGTILQARDRGIKLIQDACEKFDALFGSNNEESAKIRQLFMSMIPQIQLGEAKKCLKAAKN; encoded by the coding sequence ATGAACATTGATTTTACGTCTTATCTTGAAAAAATTGAACAAACGATACTTACATACATTCCGGCCGATTTCACAGAAGAATGGAAGCTGGCCTCTTTCGGAATACAGAGTGCAGCCGTAAAGGACTCACACATAGAACCACTGGCTGCTCCTGCAAGGGAACTCGTATCACTGGGTGGAAAACGTTGGAGACCGCTTCTTATGGTACTCTGTGCACAGGCAGCAGCAGACGCGAACGGCTTTGACAAAGAAACAGCAGAAAAAAGAGCATACTCATTAACACCTCTTGTAGAATTCGTACACACGGCAAGCCTTATACACGACGATATAGAAGACAGCTCTGATACCCGTCGCGGAAAGCCCGCCGCCTACATTACCTACGGGACAGACACTGCAATAAACGCAGGCTCATGGCTTTACTTCGAGGCTCCGGTCTGTATAGACAGACTTGACTGTTCCGCAGAACTCAAAAACACACTTTATTCTGCATACGCAATGGAACTGAGGCGGCTTCATCTTGGTCAGGCCATGGACATTGCGTGGCACCGCGACAACACCGCAGAGCCTTCAGCACAAGAATATATAGCCATGGTAAAAAACAAAACCGGAACACTGGCATCACTTGCCGCAAGAACAGGAACTCTGTGCGTCGGAACAAGACCGCAGGACGCAGACAAAGCCTCGCTCGCAGCAGCACAAATAGGCGCCGGATTCCAGATTATAGATGACGTTATAAATCTTACTACAGGCAATCCCGGAAAAAAGCGCGGCGATGATATTGTAGAAGGCAAAAAATCTCTTCCGGTACTTCTGCTCGCAGAACAGTGCCCGCAGCAGATGAAAAAACTTCACACACTTTTTAAACAGGCCCGTTCCGGCGGAATCGAAAGCCCTGCAGTAGAAGAAGCAATATCTGTTCTTACAGACTCCGGAACAATTCTTCAGGCAAGGGACCGCGGCATAAAACTCATTCAGGATGCCTGCGAAAAATTTGACGCCCTTTTCGGAAGCAATAACGAAGAATCGGCAAAAATAAGACAGCTGTTTATGTCAATGATTCCGCAAATTCAGCTTGGAGAGGCAAAAAAATGCTTGAAAGCAGCGAAAAACTGA
- a CDS encoding tetratricopeptide repeat protein, with product MLESSEKLNNQAIRLAAKGQFPEAIACLKRAITMENQNYLLWFNLAVTYRDAGELAAARKAMECAYRMNPYDDEVIETLANLCYTMHCYDDAKAYGAAGLLHNPDNPRIWNTVGVVYFNESDYISASEAFEHAITLNPYYYDAMFNLRDTYEELGNKAGYEECAERLKNLKPGDEQ from the coding sequence ATGCTTGAAAGCAGCGAAAAACTGAATAATCAGGCAATAAGACTTGCCGCCAAGGGGCAGTTCCCCGAAGCAATTGCCTGCCTTAAACGCGCCATTACAATGGAAAACCAGAATTATCTTCTTTGGTTTAACCTGGCAGTAACATACCGCGACGCAGGAGAACTTGCAGCCGCAAGAAAAGCCATGGAATGTGCGTACAGAATGAACCCTTACGATGATGAAGTTATAGAAACGTTGGCAAATCTCTGCTACACAATGCACTGCTATGACGATGCAAAAGCATACGGTGCGGCAGGACTCCTTCACAATCCCGACAACCCAAGAATATGGAACACAGTTGGTGTCGTTTACTTCAACGAGTCCGACTACATAAGCGCAAGTGAAGCCTTTGAACACGCAATCACACTGAATCCGTATTATTACGATGCCATGTTTAACCTGCGCGATACATACGAAGAACTCGGAAACAAAGCAGGATACGAAGAATGTGCGGAAAGGCTCAAAAATTTAAAACCTGGAGACGAACAGTGA
- a CDS encoding SoxR reducing system RseC family protein, translating to MTNRAIVISADENSAQVMALPKGSCSTAEHTGCADCGGCSGKAVTFRVQNPLKLQLKKGTIVKIESSKKAQAVQGLLSLLIPFACAVTGYFLAPKLMSLLGKPASDDSRAFFVLLFLFLSAAIIFTVSRKIPLPGQPQITDIEE from the coding sequence GTGACAAACAGAGCAATAGTAATTTCGGCAGATGAAAATTCTGCACAGGTAATGGCACTTCCAAAGGGCAGCTGTTCAACGGCAGAACACACGGGCTGTGCAGACTGCGGCGGCTGTTCGGGAAAAGCAGTTACATTCCGCGTACAAAACCCGCTCAAACTGCAGCTTAAAAAAGGCACCATCGTAAAAATAGAATCGTCCAAAAAAGCGCAAGCCGTTCAGGGACTACTTTCACTGCTTATTCCATTTGCATGTGCCGTAACAGGATATTTTCTTGCACCAAAACTCATGTCACTTCTTGGAAAACCAGCAAGCGATGACTCAAGGGCTTTTTTTGTACTTCTGTTCCTGTTTCTTTCGGCCGCAATTATATTTACCGTTTCAAGAAAAATTCCTCTTCCGGGACAGCCGCAGATTACCGACATCGAAGAATAA
- a CDS encoding CTP synthase → MSKYVLVTSGVCSSLGKGVASSTIGSLLECSGLKIAMMKCDPYINVDAGNISPYQHGEVYVTEDGAETDLDLGNFSRFTSVNLTDEACISIGKVYENVIQNERAGRYNGRTVQVIPHITDEIKRCIRHMGTTSGADVVVVEIGGTVGDIETVPYLEAARQLVRELGKNNAISVHLTLIPVITGGELKSKPTQNSVKQLQQVGIQPDVLICRCESEVEDSMKQKIARFCNVTPGAVFVSPDFQKSIYELPVIFHKQGLDAMILSKLGLGNRTTDIRQWTDFLEKLSNPAKKIRIGMVGKKDYLDNCYKSVHESLFHAAVTGNNAELTVKKIDAETLEKTQDIDQVFADVDGIVVPGNYGQRGFLGLLATVRYAREHKIPFLGIDLGMQLMAIDTARSLCGWEDADTTEFIQNSTHPVISLPEEQPGPNDGVMKLGASEVHIEDGTKLYSIYNSSNIVERHRSKYTFDRRYAAAMTEHGLITSACAVSDKQTEAFEWKDHPWGIGVQYHPEFVSRPAKPHPLFNSFIKAAIQYRK, encoded by the coding sequence ATGAGTAAGTATGTTCTTGTTACGAGCGGAGTTTGTTCAAGTTTAGGAAAAGGCGTTGCTTCCAGCACAATAGGAAGCCTTCTTGAATGCAGCGGGCTTAAAATCGCAATGATGAAGTGCGATCCCTACATTAATGTTGACGCCGGAAACATAAGTCCATACCAGCACGGTGAAGTTTATGTCACAGAAGACGGAGCCGAAACAGACCTTGATCTCGGAAACTTCAGCCGTTTTACAAGTGTAAATTTAACAGACGAAGCATGCATTTCGATAGGCAAAGTCTATGAAAATGTAATCCAGAATGAACGCGCTGGAAGATACAACGGCCGCACGGTTCAGGTAATTCCGCACATAACAGATGAAATAAAGCGCTGCATACGCCACATGGGAACAACTTCGGGTGCCGATGTAGTTGTTGTAGAAATAGGCGGAACAGTCGGCGACATAGAAACAGTACCTTATCTCGAAGCTGCACGCCAGCTTGTACGTGAACTCGGCAAAAACAATGCCATAAGCGTTCACCTCACACTCATTCCTGTAATTACAGGCGGAGAACTCAAGTCAAAGCCCACGCAGAATTCTGTAAAACAGCTGCAGCAGGTGGGTATACAGCCCGATGTTCTTATCTGCCGCTGCGAAAGTGAAGTAGAAGATTCAATGAAGCAAAAAATTGCACGCTTCTGTAACGTAACACCAGGCGCAGTTTTTGTTTCTCCAGATTTCCAGAAATCAATTTACGAACTTCCGGTTATTTTCCACAAACAGGGTCTTGACGCCATGATACTCAGCAAGCTTGGTTTGGGTAACAGAACAACAGACATAAGGCAGTGGACAGACTTCCTTGAAAAACTTTCAAACCCTGCAAAAAAGATTCGCATCGGAATGGTCGGCAAAAAAGACTATCTGGACAACTGTTACAAGTCAGTACACGAGTCTCTTTTCCATGCGGCAGTCACAGGAAACAATGCTGAACTCACAGTAAAAAAAATAGACGCAGAAACTCTCGAAAAAACACAGGATATTGACCAGGTCTTTGCTGACGTAGACGGAATTGTAGTTCCCGGAAATTACGGCCAGCGCGGATTCTTGGGTCTTCTTGCCACAGTACGCTATGCACGCGAACACAAAATTCCGTTTCTTGGAATAGATTTGGGAATGCAGCTCATGGCAATCGATACAGCGCGCTCACTTTGCGGCTGGGAGGATGCAGATACGACAGAATTCATTCAGAATTCAACACATCCTGTAATAAGCCTCCCCGAAGAGCAGCCCGGACCAAACGACGGTGTAATGAAGCTGGGAGCCTCTGAAGTACATATCGAAGACGGAACAAAGCTTTATTCAATATACAACTCAAGCAACATTGTAGAGCGCCACAGATCAAAGTATACTTTTGACAGACGTTACGCCGCCGCAATGACAGAACACGGTCTCATTACTTCGGCCTGCGCTGTTTCTGACAAACAGACAGAAGCTTTTGAATGGAAGGATCATCCATGGGGAATAGGCGTTCAGTATCATCCTGAATTTGTAAGTCGCCCTGCAAAACCGCATCCTCTTTTCAATTCCTTCATAAAGGCAGCCATCCAATACCGCAAGTAA
- the lptC gene encoding LPS export ABC transporter periplasmic protein LptC, which translates to MHKKNSTIIFFIMPVLLLTAPVSCSLKYDEVTDTTDSVPEFVFRNARYSRYENSKKSIYLSAGLLEQYKKDSASYARNAVFSTWDKDGTIDTEGKCYLLGINSNEEIYTLFNDILIKNTPQNFKIRAENLRWNGKTEQLTAGADETVYITKDDVELSGKGFSASGVNRNYRFSSSVNGTMTTKDEPSSEQIQAAEE; encoded by the coding sequence ATGCACAAAAAAAACAGCACAATAATTTTCTTTATTATGCCCGTATTGCTTTTAACTGCGCCGGTTTCCTGCTCGTTAAAGTACGATGAAGTTACAGACACGACAGACTCCGTGCCCGAATTCGTATTCCGCAACGCAAGGTACAGCCGTTATGAAAATTCAAAAAAATCAATATATCTGAGTGCCGGCCTTCTTGAACAGTACAAAAAAGATTCTGCTTCTTATGCCAGAAATGCCGTTTTTTCTACATGGGACAAAGACGGAACCATTGACACCGAAGGAAAGTGCTATCTTCTTGGCATAAACTCAAATGAAGAAATATACACGCTGTTCAACGACATTCTCATAAAAAACACTCCGCAGAATTTTAAAATCCGTGCAGAAAATTTGCGTTGGAACGGAAAAACCGAACAACTCACAGCCGGCGCCGACGAAACCGTTTATATAACAAAAGACGATGTTGAACTTTCGGGCAAAGGCTTTTCGGCAAGCGGTGTAAACAGAAACTACAGGTTCAGTTCCTCTGTAAACGGAACAATGACAACAAAAGACGAACCTTCTTCAGAACAGATTCAGGCGGCAGAAGAATGA
- a CDS encoding LptA/OstA family protein, translating to MNRTAKYFFIAAFFLTAALSYAEKISFSADSMTGTAGSKNSSTTLSGNAAVITETMQINADNIKLSGQDFRYITAEGSVKGTDTSSDMIFTCEKMTYDRETKIAVLEKDVNLDDKANEVTAQAQRIEYNQDTEIAVMQISVSLKQKDNNCTAAYAIYRKKDQLLEMDGNPQVIQGKDTFRAQTITLNMNTQEIELSGRVKGTVTTEAENTEKQNNTKESSGEQNTENDTDSKTDIEKDKDSGQQAEQKLQDTGSQTSGETNE from the coding sequence ATGAACAGAACGGCAAAATATTTTTTCATAGCGGCATTTTTCCTTACTGCAGCATTATCTTACGCAGAAAAAATTTCATTCAGCGCAGACTCAATGACCGGAACAGCAGGAAGCAAAAACAGCTCCACTACTCTTTCGGGAAACGCCGCCGTCATCACCGAAACCATGCAGATAAATGCAGACAATATAAAACTCAGCGGGCAGGACTTCAGGTACATAACAGCAGAAGGCTCTGTAAAAGGAACAGATACATCAAGCGACATGATCTTTACCTGTGAAAAAATGACATACGACAGGGAAACAAAAATTGCAGTGCTTGAAAAAGACGTCAACCTCGATGACAAGGCAAACGAAGTAACCGCCCAGGCCCAGAGAATTGAATACAACCAGGATACAGAAATTGCCGTCATGCAGATAAGCGTTTCGCTCAAACAAAAAGACAACAACTGTACGGCCGCCTATGCAATCTACAGAAAAAAGGACCAGCTTCTTGAGATGGACGGCAACCCGCAGGTCATTCAGGGAAAAGACACATTTAGGGCACAGACAATTACCCTTAATATGAATACCCAGGAAATTGAACTTTCCGGAAGAGTTAAAGGAACAGTCACAACCGAAGCCGAAAACACAGAAAAACAGAATAATACCAAAGAAAGCAGCGGGGAACAGAATACAGAAAATGATACAGACAGCAAAACAGATATAGAAAAAGATAAGGACAGTGGGCAGCAGGCGGAACAGAAACTTCAAGACACCGGTTCCCAAACTTCAGGAGAAACAAATGAATGA
- the lptB gene encoding LPS export ABC transporter ATP-binding protein codes for MNESILSVSSLYKAFGRKQVVNGIDFSMHTGEVLGLLGPNGSGKTTTFYMIVGFYKPTNGDVFLNDQRITGLPMYKRAQLGISYLPQEPSVFRKLTVEENIWSILETRKDLTKSEKRQRLEELIEEFAIGRIRKQQAYTLSGGERRRTEIARSLAIEPKFLLLDEPFAGIDPIAVADIKEIIRLLSRRGIGILITDHNVRDTLEITDRAIIISTGQIVIQGSKEEILESPKAREIYLGKDFTM; via the coding sequence ATGAATGAAAGTATACTCAGCGTCTCCTCACTATACAAAGCCTTCGGAAGAAAGCAGGTTGTAAACGGAATAGATTTTTCAATGCATACAGGAGAAGTACTGGGACTTCTTGGCCCAAACGGTTCTGGAAAAACAACGACTTTCTACATGATTGTCGGTTTCTATAAGCCAACAAACGGTGACGTATTCCTTAACGACCAGCGCATTACGGGACTGCCAATGTACAAGCGCGCCCAGCTCGGAATTTCATACCTGCCGCAGGAACCTTCAGTTTTCAGAAAGCTTACCGTAGAAGAAAACATCTGGTCAATCCTCGAAACCCGTAAAGACCTGACAAAATCAGAAAAAAGACAGAGACTTGAGGAATTAATAGAAGAGTTTGCAATCGGCCGCATTAGAAAGCAGCAGGCATATACTCTTTCTGGAGGAGAACGACGCCGTACAGAAATTGCGCGCTCACTTGCCATAGAACCTAAATTTCTTCTTCTGGATGAACCGTTTGCAGGAATTGACCCTATTGCCGTAGCAGACATTAAAGAAATAATACGCCTTCTTTCACGCCGTGGAATAGGAATTCTCATTACCGACCATAACGTACGCGATACTCTTGAAATAACAGACCGCGCAATAATCATTTCCACAGGACAGATTGTAATTCAGGGAAGCAAAGAAGAAATTCTGGAGTCTCCTAAAGCCCGTGAAATCTACCTCGGAAAAGATTTTACAATGTAG
- a CDS encoding CBS and ACT domain-containing protein, with the protein MLVKDIMVKNPITIAPEASVLEAKDLMTKNGINKLPVLDKNGALVGIITRNDLMKSSPSDATTLDMFELGYLLSKLTVEKTMSRSVKTVCESDTVEEAARLMSDYSVGCLPVLRGNILVGIVTESDVFASFIRMFNTRASGVRATVIMTEEPGQLAKFTAAIAEKGGNIVSIVSSDVDSTNHRMVTVKAASIGIDDFKKIITDCGAAVDDIRNV; encoded by the coding sequence AATAACTATAGCTCCCGAAGCTTCTGTTCTTGAAGCAAAGGATCTTATGACAAAGAACGGAATAAACAAGTTGCCTGTTCTTGATAAAAATGGTGCACTTGTAGGAATTATTACGCGCAATGATTTGATGAAGTCTTCGCCGAGTGATGCCACAACTCTTGATATGTTTGAACTTGGTTATCTTTTGAGTAAGCTTACTGTAGAAAAGACAATGAGTCGCAGTGTAAAAACCGTATGCGAGTCTGACACCGTGGAAGAAGCTGCAAGACTTATGAGCGATTATTCTGTCGGCTGTCTGCCGGTTTTGCGCGGAAATATTCTGGTTGGTATTGTTACCGAGTCTGATGTTTTTGCTTCGTTTATACGTATGTTCAATACAAGGGCGTCTGGAGTAAGGGCTACCGTTATTATGACGGAAGAACCCGGACAGCTTGCAAAATTTACAGCGGCTATTGCAGAGAAGGGCGGAAACATTGTGTCAATTGTTTCGTCTGATGTTGATTCTACAAATCACAGAATGGTTACCGTAAAGGCTGCTTCTATAGGAATTGATGATTTTAAGAAAATTATCACTGACTGCGGTGCTGCGGTCGACGATATAAGAAATGTGTAA